The Quatrionicoccus australiensis nucleotide sequence CGGCCCAGGCGCCGCTGCGAACACCGGGGGGTACCATGGCCATCAGAGAGGCTCCCAAAGCGGTTGACACGAAATCACGACGAGAAATCGAGGAGGTGGTCTGTTCCACCGGCTTGCTATCGTCCATTGCTTGCTCCTTTGATTGCGGGAATCCAGAAAACAAAACGGGCGTCACATCCGGCTGCCGGTCTGGCAGCGCGGATGGACGCCCTTGTCCTGTGAGTCGATACCTTTGACTCGCGCCCGGCCGCCATTGACCGTGCGTTAATGAACTGACTATCGCAATGGCCGTGCCAGGCCCGGAATATTTTTCTTAACCCCTTGCCGGATAAGCATTTTCTCGATTTTTTCGGGGTTGACCGCTGGCCGGCGCCAGGGCGATGAACGCACTATTGCAGTGCAGCAAGCGGCGATGCCGCACGCCTTTAGAGCAGTACGCGCGCCATGTCGATGACGTCGCGGGCGACTTTGGCCAGGGTCTGGCCGCGCTCCATGGCCAGCTTGCGCATGGCGTGATAGGCCGCATCCTCGTCGAGGCCGCGCGCCTTCATCAGCACGCCCTTGGCCTTGTCGACCAGTTTGCGGTCGGTGAGCTTGCGCGATGCTTCGTCGAGTTCGCGGCGCAGGGCCTGTGTATCCTCGAAACGGGCGCGCGCCACTTCGAGGATGGGCTTGATCCGCTTCTGGTCCAGGCCATCGACGATATAGGCGGAAACGCCCGCCTTGACTGCATCGCGGATACTTTGCTGGCCTTCTTCCTGGGTAAAGATGACGACCGGCCGCGGCATGTTGCGATGCATCGCGGCCAGGTTTTCCAGCGTGTCGCGACTCGGACTGTCGGTGTCGATCAGGATCACGTCCGGCTGCAACTTCTCGACTTCGGCCGTCAGGTTTTCCGAATCGGCCAGGATCGCGGCCACCTGGTAACCGGCGAGCGCCAGCCCGGCACAGATTTCTCCGGCCCGCGAGCGCGATTCATCAATGACAAGAACGGTCAGCATGCCTGAACTCAAGCAAGCTCCGAACCAGCCAGCAGCAAGGCGGCCTCGGCCATGGCCTGAACAACGACTTCATGTTCGCCGATCGCATTGCCGAGTGAAAACTCGACTTGCGGATAGGTCGACCGCAAGGCGGCCAGCATTTCCGGCAGTTCGCGTTTCAAATGGCCGCCGCGCGCGATGAACATCGGCAGCACGACGATGCGCCCGGCCCCGGCGGCAATCGCATCGGCCACACACTCGGCCAGGCTGGGCGTCATGAATTCGAGAAAGGCCAGTTCGACCGGGGTTTCCGGCACACGGCCACGCAGCAAGGCCTGGACGCGGCGCATCGGGCTCGCCCATTCGGGATCGCGGGCACCATGGGCAAAGAGGATCAAGGCTGTTTTCATCTGGGTACACTTTAACTGAAGAGGAAAGCCCGACTGCTACCGCTTCGGGCGTATTGACAGCCGATCAGAA carries:
- a CDS encoding ANTAR domain-containing response regulator, encoding MLTVLVIDESRSRAGEICAGLALAGYQVAAILADSENLTAEVEKLQPDVILIDTDSPSRDTLENLAAMHRNMPRPVVIFTQEEGQQSIRDAVKAGVSAYIVDGLDQKRIKPILEVARARFEDTQALRRELDEASRKLTDRKLVDKAKGVLMKARGLDEDAAYHAMRKLAMERGQTLAKVARDVIDMARVLL
- a CDS encoding sirohydrochlorin chelatase; the protein is MKTALILFAHGARDPEWASPMRRVQALLRGRVPETPVELAFLEFMTPSLAECVADAIAAGAGRIVVLPMFIARGGHLKRELPEMLAALRSTYPQVEFSLGNAIGEHEVVVQAMAEAALLLAGSELA